Below is a window of Escherichia coli DSM 30083 = JCM 1649 = ATCC 11775 DNA.
TACCGTATACACCGACCAGATTGGTCATCCGACCGTTGAGATCGTGTGACATGCTGTAACTGGCACTGGCATGTCGCCACTGAGATTTACTGTCAGAACGCAGCCAGTGGCTGAAAGGAATATTGACGTTAAGCGCTAACATCTGATCCCGTCCTTTTTGCCAGGCGTTTTTCGTCAGGCTATAGCTGAGCGTCCAGTTGCTATCTTCGAATGCAGTATTTAAACCAGCCTGGAATTGCTCATCGACATTACTCGTTCCCCAATAAGTTTGATGGCTACCACTCAAATACAGTGTTGATGTGCGCCCGAGTTGCTGAGTAACGGTGAGTTGTAATTTCCCGCGTTTGTTATAAGCGAGATTGTAATAGTCGGTGAATTTCGGCTTAACCTGAATAACACCATCCTGTGTTTCGATGTTGTAGCCATTCATTCGACTGTATGTTGTATCAGCGAAATTAAAATATCCGCTGGTCGAATAACGGTAACCCACTAACTGAATATTCGTGCCTGATTCATTGAGCGATTTGTTATAGAGAAAACGCACCGATTGTCCGTCATGCTGACTGTCATCGGGAAGTGTGGAATTAGCCTGCGTCATATCCACAGACAGAGCGCCCAGTGCCCCCATGTTTTTCCCGATACCGAAATTAAACGCACGATAACGATCCGCCAGTTGCGTTCCACCATATATTGTCCAGCCAGCCGGAAGGCCGTGGAGTAATGTACTCTGGAAAAAGCGGGGTTTTTCCTGCTGCGCATTTCCACTACGGTATTCTCCTGCCGTAATGGAATAACGAGTATGCCCTTCACGTTGCAAAAGCGGGACTGACGAATAGGGTACGGTAAAGATCTGCGTGCTGCCGTCAGCCTCTTTAATCGTTACCTGCAAGTCACCACTATTACCTGCGGCATAGATATCGTTGATGGTAAAAGGCCCCGGCGGCACCGTACTATTATAAATGTCATACCCATTTTGTTTAATAGTGACCTGTGCAGTACCACGAGCAATACCGTGGATCACCGGGGCAAATCCTCTTTGGCTATCGGGTAACATATTGTCATCTGAGGCCAATTGTGCGCCGCGAAAGTTAATACCATCGAAAATATCGCCCTGGGTATAACCATCACCCAGCGTCAGCCGGGAACGTAACGGAATTATGTCTCGCTCAAGCCAGGTATTGATATGCTGCCATTTATTTTTGCTACCTGATGAACTGTCGCTACTGTTATAACTCCAGGTGGTATTGTCGCGTAAACGCCACGCACCAATATTTAACCCACTCTGTAGGTTTAAATATGCATAATGGCTGTTACCCCCAATCCGATTCTGTACACTATTTCCGCTGAAATTATAATTGAGCAATCCGGCATTAATACCAGGATCCCATAACTCAGGAGGAATATAACCACGCGCGCGATTACTCATAAATGCCTGAGGGATCGTCAGGTTGAGTCGCTGCTGACCAACATCCAGATGCGCAGTAGCGTCATGGATCATTGAGGTTAATGGCACGCAGGCATCATCCGCCAGCAGATTCATACCGGAGACAGAAGCCGTATTCAGCCCCATACTTGCAAGTTGCGCGCGTGTCAGGCAGGGAACAATCCCTTGTTCACTGTCGCCCGTATTAAATGTGACATCACGCGTTGCCATATAACCATTATTCAAATAGATATCGACACGATACGTCCCTGGCGGTAATTCTTGCCCATTTTCAAAACGCGATAAATCGGCCACAGCCTGGGGATCATCCGCTAAAAAGCGCGGATTAAAATAGAGTTCGGCAGATGACAAAGGTGCCTGTGCGGCAAAAGCACAGGCGACAAAGAGCCGGACAAAAAAACCAGCCAAACGATGCTTACGAATATGCAAGCATTGTGTGTTTCGCTGGTAAAGTCTTAAATTCAGATATGACATTATTCCTCCGGTTTAAAATCACCCGGCAGTCAATTCTTTTTATTCAGGCGAAAAATTCCCCCTGCGTTATTCCATTACGCCCGTCATTTTGGGGGTAAGTGCGCCATAATCATTTATTGTTCGGTAAGTAATATTGCTTCCTGCATCAGAAGGCAATTTAACCGTGCTTTCGCCCATTGGAGGCACCAATGCATTTTCAAGAATCCGGGTTCCGGCATTCAACTCTGTTACCGTCAGGTAATAGGGTGTCGGGTTAATCAGAGTCAGAGAATTCGCGCTACGACGAAATCTTAATTTTTCTGCGGCCTGATCGGGTGGCAACGCTAATTTAGCCGGGCGATAGTACAGTTTAATGCGGCTGATAATTACGAGCTGTAGCGTATTCTCAGTCAATTTTGATTTATCCATTGACGGAATCGCTTTAACGTTCATCCAGAATAAACTTTCCCGATCCTGTGGCAATTGGTTATTTGTTGCATCAAGAATACGTAAGGTATTCTCTTTTTTTCCCTTCATCGCAAACAGAGGTGGCGTCACGATAAAACGACCATCCTTTACACCATCGGCATTTTCCACCCATGATTGAATTAAATAGGTGCTATTTTCATCATTATTTGTCACGGCAAGTTGCACTTGTTTTTGCCCTGCCGGATAAATTACGCGAGTCGCACCTAAGGCCACTCCCGCTTCGGCGCGTCCGGCAACCATCATTGCCATGAACATCAGGATACCTGCCAGCAAGCAGAATGTTATTTCCTGCGATTTCCTTACATTGACGTTTTTATTACTCACTGTCCTGTTCCTGTTATCACATTATCTGCTGAACAATTACTGATAGGTTAAAGAGAACCAGGCCTGGGCATTGGCGATGCCGCCAGTAACCCGACGCCCGGTAGCACGATATTTGGCGATGAAATGTAGCGAAGTAGAGCCTGAGTAAAGCCGTTTCCAGTTTGCTGGAGGACGATTAATCGGTACGAGGTTTCCTTCATCATCAAACAACGCTACGCCAATATTGGTGGCTATCCCTGGCCCCTCACCCACGGAAAGCACATCCGGATTTTTACCATCCGCGACACCGTGAAACGCCACACCCACACGTTCACTCACCACCGTGCTACATTCCCGTAAATGAATAACAAAAGGCACCGGTGCGCTATCTTCCCCTACCGCATGAAACCGGTTACTGCTGATTTGCCCCATATTGACCGTCATTTGTTTATCACCGGCTTCAATCCGGCAAGTTTCCGCAATAATGACGCCCTGAAATTGCATATTTCCGCCGGGCAGCGTGGTGTTCCATTTATTTCCGGCCAGAGCAAACATTGGCAGCAACGACGCTAATAGAAATAATCTATTCCTTTTCATCGTTATTTTTATCGCACAAGGGTGGGCATCCCTGCCCGTAATGACGTCCCTGAACCTGGGTAGGTTATTGATACTGAACCTTGAAGGTCGCATCCGCATTAGCAGCACCCGGGGTTGCCTCGCCGATTGCATAATAACGCGCCTGGAACGGAATGGTGTTGGTACCGTTATTCAGGGTTGTTTGTGCACTAAATGTCGCACCGTCCAGCGTCAGCTCATTTCCTGTTCTGTCCAGTATCTGCACACCAACATTTGTTGCGCTACCCGCAGCTGAACTCTGCAGAGCCAGTACTTTAGGATGAGCACTGTCAATCGCAGTCCCCAAGAAGGCAACAGCTGCTTTTGTGGCAACACTGGTATCGCAATCATTCAGCTGAATGTTAAAACCGACAGCAGAGCTGGTTGCTCCAGTCTGCTTCAGACTAGCGGTACGAACCTGGCCCAACTGAACGGTTTGATCAACAGAGCCTGCATCAACTGCGCAAGCGGCGTTAACAACTTCCCCTTTAAAGTGAACGGTCCCACCATTTACCGTCGTGGGTGTAGTTTCAGCCAGAGCCGCTGTAGAACTCAGGGACAGAGCCGACAGAACAACAATTGCCAGAGTTTTAATTTTCATACTACTTTCCTTTCAAAAAACTATTTCTAAATCGACATGGGCAGTCGTTCTGTACACTTTGTTCTGTCAACGAGTTTGACTGCCAACACTGCACAGTTTCCCCCCAAAAGATGAAACATTTGGGGCCATTTTGACTCATAGAGGAAAGCATCGCGCACAAACTTTTTCAGTTTATTTGTTGGCTTGATATTCTATTGTTATCTTTATTTATAGATTTTTATATTGCATGAGGTGTTTTTTGGAGAGAAGAATGAGGAAGTTGCTTCGAGACACAGAAACGTTAGCTTTACATTTAGCGGAGGTGATGTGAAATTAATTTACAAGAGAAATGATTTACATATCAAACAGTTAGATGCTTTTTGTCGTTTTATAATATTTTTATGCTTGAGAAAAAATACGTAACTTATTTATGATATGGACAGTTTGGCCCCAATTGTCTTGTATTTATTTGTTTTTTACCTTTACTATCAATAAGTTAAATTAAACTTCTTCTCTTTTTAATTTTTCGTTTATGAGATTATTTCTTTCCCATAATCCGGCAAAACGAGCAGCATTACTGGCGGTATAACGCACAGTATGGCGAATATTTCGATGCCCGAGATAATCCTGAATTAAACGGGTATCTGCACCACGCTCCGCCAGTTCATAACCGCAAGCATGCCTTAACATATGAGGATGAGTCTGCGTTACGGTTCCAGCTTCAATACCGGCATCGCGAATAATGCGATAGGCCTGCTGGCGAGAAAGCCGACTCCCGCGGCGAGAAATAAATATAGCGTCGGTCCGGTCAGCGCCTTTCCAGTTAGCACGTTCCTGGGTCCAGCGTTCCACGGCTTCACGCTCATCAAAACGTAACGGGTGAACGGTAGAAAATCCGTTCTTCAGTCGGCGAATATTTATTCGACCTTCATTAAGGTCAAGGTCCTGATAATGCAGATCAAGCAGTTCACTAATACGCATCCCATGCCGATATGCCAACAGAATAAGACAATAATCTCTGGCTCCCGTTGCCCCGTAACAAACCGCCTGCATCATGGCCTGAACTTCTTTACCGGTAAGATAACGACGTTTACTCACAATAGTAGTACTCCTGACTGAGATATATTTGAATGAATACCTATAGGAAACCTCAATCGGTCAAAATTAGCCCAATAGATAAAAAGATAACCACACACGAAGTGATGTGGCTATCAGTCAATTACATTAAATATCATACAAAAATAAAATATCACTGATGTGATAACATCTATTTTCATTGATTTGATTCAATATAACAATAGATTGCAGTGGATTAACTTCCAGTTGCTTAAAAAATAAAGAAAAAATGTGAAAACAGATGAATTTAAGTGATGTGTAAATTTATGAATGATTTTGTTTATTTATTTTGAAGAACATAAACCATTGTATTTTGTATGGATATGGTTAACTTAATGTTTATTATGATAATTAAGAATCACACTTACAATAACATCAATTAATAAATGGTTAATCATTTTTGATATATCGTAAGAATAATGTAGTTTTTAACACCATCCCTGGTATCTCAACTATCTCTATAAAACAGCGTGACGCTGTCGTCCTCTGGCTCTATCCCAGATGCCGTAAAAACGCCCTGCATTGCTGGCGGTATACCAGACAGTATGACGAATATTGCGATGCCCAAGATAATCCTGGATAAGTCGCGTATCTATTCCCATATTCGCCAAAGCAAAACCACACGAATGGCGTAACATGTGCGGATGAATCTCCAGTGACAACCCGGCATTACCACCGGAAGTCGAGATAATATGGTAAAACTGTTGCCGAGAAAGCGGATTCCCCTTACGCGATAAAAATACCCACTCGCTCTCAGCATGCGGGTACGAAGTACGGATACTCAACCAGTTTTTTAAAGCCTGAACTTCTTTGTTCAATAGCGGGTGCGTTGTTGAAAAGCCTTTTTTTAATCGATGGATATATATACACTTTGCCTTAAGATCAATATCCGAAATCCTCAATCGACAAATTTCACTCGCCCGGAAACCATGAATAAAACAAAGCAAAGTCAGACAATAATTACGTGCTGCATGAGGCCCGGTATTTGCTGCTTTAAGGAGTGATTCGATTTCACTATGGGTCAGGAAGTTCCTTTTTTTGTTATCAGCCTTATTCTTCATCGTTTTCCCTTATAATTACAGACGCGCACTAGCTGTGCTGGGTTAGCAATAATCCAACATTTTTATCCTGATTATGTTTATAAAAGCGAACGTTTGCTTAATAACTAACGTAAGTGGACCAGTTCTTCTGAGTGAACTTAAATGGAGTAGCAACAGTTAATTATAATAACGTTGCCATACAAACGCTATGCTCTTGCATGCTATGTACCTTTATATATTTATCAATCGGGTACGAATCTAATAATAACCCTCATCATTAATGCAACTAATCTTATCTATATATCATGTGATATGTTCTGTAACAAGTAAAATCAACATAAAAAATTCAGCAAAATTTAATATTCGTTCAACTAGCCGTCTCACATATGACATTATTAGTCAACTGCATTTGCCACAAAATGGCTATTTCACGGAACGCAGTAATTTCTTAGTGGCTATTATCATGCTAATTCTTAGATCCCTAGCGATTATTCCTGCCTGGTTCGTCAGCTTAGGCCATGAGATTGTTACATTCCTGTTTATCCTGGAGATATGGGGGAACGCAGGCGACGCTTTTTCATCTACATCCGTTGGTAACTATGGCTTTGGTCACTACGACTTAAACCTTCCTCAATCACAGCTATTCGCCGGGCGATACGGCAAACAAACTAAGTGAAACATCATCCTGAAAACACCAACATCAACAAGCCTCTCCAGATCGACTTCAGAAGTGACCAGTTACAAGCCACAAACCAGGAAACATATTTCATGATGAGAATTATGCTCAGCCTGATGGCGGGTAAACACTGATTTTCACCAAGCTCACTGAGTTAGCTTGCAAAGCTTCCTTGTTTAGACTCTAAATAAATTATTTATATAACAAATAGTTAAACGAAGATCTTTAGTTTTTGAAGACCACCGCAAGTGTTCGTCTGGCTTCACATGGCATCTTCCTCTTAGAAAAAGATCGACATATTTTGTGACACGAATTGCAAATCTGGTTTTGTTGTATGGATTGCGTGATTTTTGATCTGGTATAACAGGTATAAAGGTGCACCAAGATAGTCAATGAGACTGGGCATCTCGTAATCTATGGCAAACATCACTTCAGTTCTTTCTCATCGGGTGATGAAAACGCACTTCAGTCTGAAAGGAATATGAAAATGAGATCAACAGACACTCTATTTTATGACTCCGGGTAAAATGGATTGAGTAAGTGATATAGCTTACGAACATTCAAATCAATTAAACATCAGAATAGATTTTATACTCAGGTATTTAATCTGGCTCTCTGTTTATTTAAATAATGTGGAAAGAGACTTTTCACAGGAGACATTATACAAAAAAAAATAAAATACAGCTACCGGTTGCCAAAGACACTATAAGCCTGGCAAAAAAATATTACACAACATAAATGCTAATTGTTTATGCGGGCTTTGTATTGCTTTCTGTATCCTACAAATGAGTGAAATTTATGAAAAAGGCTAAAATACTTTCTGGCGTATTATTACTGTGCTTTTCGTCACCATTAATTTCTCAGGCTGCGACACTGGACGTACGTGGTGGATATCGTAGTGGAAGCCACGCCTATGAGACTCGACTCAAAGTCAGTGAGGGATGGCAAAATGGATGGTGGGCAAGTATGGAAAGTAATACCTGGAATACCATTCATGATAATAAAAAGGAAAATGCCGCACTCAATGATGTTCAGGTTGAAGTTAATTACGCGATTAAACTTGATGATCAATGGACGGTGCGCCCGGGAATGTTAACGCATTTTAGCAGCAACGGCACACGCTACGGACCCTACGTAAAACTGTCCTGGGACGCGACAAAAGATCTTAATTTTGGCATTCGCTATCGTTACGACTGGAAAGCTTACCGACAACAAGACTTATCCGGTGATATGTCTCGTGATAACGTTCATCGTTGGGATGGATATGTCACTTACCATATTAATAGTGATTTCACCTTCGCATGGCAAACCACGCTATACAGCAAACAGAACGATTATCGCTATGCAAACCATAAGAAATGGGCGACGGAAAATGCATTTGTTCTACAATACCATATGACGCCCGATATTACGCCATACATAGAATATGACTACCTTGACCGTCAGGGTGTTTACAACGGCAGAGATAATTTATCGGAAAACAGTTATCGCATTGGTGTGTCATTTAAACTGTAGTAGACAGGAGACAGTCACAATGAATAAAACAATAACGGCGCTTGCTATCATGATGGCTTCATTTGCCGCAAACGCGTCTGTATTACCGGAAACTCCTGTGCCATTTAAAAGTGGTACCGGAGCAATTGATAACGACACTGTCTACATTGGTTTAGGTAGCGCAGGTACGGCATGGTACAAGCTGGATACACAGGCCAAAGATAAAAAATGGACAGCGTTAGCTGCATTCCCTGGCGGACCAAGAGATCAAGCAACCTCTGCATTTATTGATGGCAATCTGTATGTGTTTGGCGGCATTGGCAAAAACAGCGAGGGCTTGACTCAGGTATTTAATGATGTACACAAATACAACCCCAAAACCAATAGCTGGGTTAAATTGATGTCGCACGCGCCGATGGGCATGGCGGGCCATGTGACTTTTGTACACAACGGCAAGGCTTATGTTACTGGCGGTGTTAACCAGAATATCTTCAATGGCTATTTTGAAGATCTCAACGAGGCTGGAAAAGATTCAACCGCTATAGATAAAATCAACGCCCACTATTTTGACAAAAAAGCAGAAGATTATTTCTTCAATAAGTTTCTGTTGTCTTTTGATCCCTCAACACAGCAATGGAGTTACGCTGGCGAATCACCCTGGTACGGAACGGCTGGTGCGGCGGTTGTGAATAAAGGTGATAAAACCTGGCTTATTAATGGCGAAGCCAAACCAGGATTGCGAACGGATGCCGTATTTGAACTTGATTTCACCGGTAATAATTTAAAATGGAATAAGCTTGATCCCGTCTCATCACCAGATGGCGTCGCTGGCGGTTTTGCGGGGATAAGCAATGATTCTCTTATATTTGCCGGAGGGGCCGGATTCAAAGGTTCACGAGAAAATTACCAGAACGGTAAGAACTATGCGCATGAAGGCCTGAAAAAATCATATAGCACTGATATTCATCTTTGGCATAACGGGAAATGGGATAAATCGGGTGAATTATCGCAAGGTCGGGCCTACGGAGTATCATTGCCCTGGAATAATAGTTTATTAATTATTGGCGGTGAAACTGCAGGCGGCAAAGCGGTGACGGATTCAGTTTTAATTTCTGTGAAGGATAATAAAGTCACAGTACAAAACTAACGCTTCAGGGCCCCGGTAAAGGGGCCCTGCTATCAATTTGTCATTTGTATTACGCGAAAATTATATGAACGCAATAATATCGCCCGATTATTACTATGTTCTTACCGTTGCTGGTCAGTCTAATGCCATGGCGTATGGCGAAGGACTGCCATTACCGGACAGGGAAGATGCGCCTCATTCCAGAATTAAACAATTAGCGAGATTTGCGCATACGCATCCCGGAGGCCCGCCATGTCACTTTAACGACATTATTCCACTGACTCACTGCCCACACGATGTTCAGGATATGCAGGGTTATCACCATCCTCTGGCAACGAATCATCAAACACAGTACGGCACCGTTGGCCAGGCACTGCATATTGCACGGAAATTACTGCCCTTCATTCCTGATAATGCAGGGATTCTTATCGTTCCGTGTTGCCGTGGCGGATCGGCTTTTACCGCGGGCAGCGAAGGGACATATTCAGAACGGCACGGAGCCAGCCATGATGCTTGTCGTTGGGGAACGGATACTCCGCTGTACCAGGATTTAGTCAGCAGAACGCGAGCCGCACTGGCAAAAAATCCGCAGAACAAATTCCTCGGCGTATGCTGGATGCAAGGCGAATTTGACTTAATGACCAGTGACTACGCGTCACACCCTCAACACTTTAATCATATGGTTGAAGCCTTTCGTAGGGATCTAAAACAATACCATTCTCAGCTTAATAATATTACTGACGCGCCGTGGTTTTGCGGCGATACCACCTGGTACTGGAAAGAAAATTTCCCGCATTCGTATGAAGCTATTTATGGCAATTATCAAAATAATGTTTTAGCCAATATTATTTTCGTCGACTTCCAGCAACAAGGTGAAAGAGGACTGACGAACGCGCCTGATGAAGACCCGGACGATTTAAGCACGGGATATTACGGTTCAGCGTACCGGTCACCGGAGAACTGGACGACGGCACTGCGAAGCAGTCATTTCAGCACTGCAGCCCGTCGGGGGATTATTTCTGACAGATTTGTAGAAGCAATTTTGCAGTTTTGGCGCGAAAGGTGAGCGGGGAGTTTATTCATGGGGGATGTCCTTGTTCGTTCTCAGAGTAGACAACAAAAAACAAATGAGATCAAGGTAATATCTCTTCACTTGCGGGCTCGAACAGCAGGCAATTGCCAATATAATAATCTGGCACAAGGGTGAAAAACGCGCACCGCATAAACCGTTGTTATTGCTTACAGATTAGCCGGGTGCCTTAATAGACATCCGCGCCTTTTCGATTATGGCTCGGAAATCTACGAACATCTACACAGTTTACTGGAACGTTTTGGGCCACAGCGTTCGCAGCACCGTCCTGATATGCCGTTCTGGCGATTATAAGTCGACGGATTCTGGCAAATAGACGATGATGATATGCTTAATGATGTTCAAAGAAATTAGGCCATTATTATATTATTGCTTGCATTTTCTTTCATTCCTAAAAGCACCCGCCATTAATCCCAGGCGCATTATGCAAAGGAAAATGATTAGGTAAACAATAAGATTTATAATCAGGAAAGGCGACTCGCAATAAAACGGAAAGTCGCCTTAACATTGGTAAAATATGCCCTTTACTACTCCTGTATCATGAACGGCTCATCACATTTAAAGCTGACGTTGATCCAGACTACCATATATTGCCTTTATTTCATTTTTTACGCCTTCACCACGGTACACCAAAGACGTATCGTATCGTTGATACTTATCTTCCCGTGTAGCACTGAACCAGTTAAAAGATCCGACACACAGCAGTTCTTCATCCTCAATCACAATTTTGCTGTGAACACGATTAACCAATTTCGTAGCGATACCCATCTTATTGAGCTTTTCAACAGCATCATTCAGCAGATGTTGTTTCTCCTGACGCTTATCATCATCGACATGCGCTATACTGCAGTTTTTATCCGTCACCACGGTAATATCAATGCCCCGGGAACGGGCCAAAGCCATTGATGCCAGAAATCCCGTTTGCTCCACTTTTTGCCAGGATAACCAAGGGGAAATAATCGTTATTTTCTTTTGAGCTCCGGCAAGAGTCTTGTTCAAAAATTCATCATGCTGCTCCACACCATGCAGCGTTGAAATTTGTGTATGTGCGGAAATTAAATCCTGTCGTTTCTGAAACTCAAATTGCAACGCATTATTATCTGAAGAAAAGAGATATTTTGCCAATAACCCTCGCGGCGAAAATGCGGGCTGCATCTCGATAAGGTCCATATCGCCAAATACCAGAAAACTATCTTTAGCGCGTGAGACAGCAACATTGAGGATAGTGCTGTTGCTATCAAGAAACCTGCCATCTTCATGTTTTGAGTAGACAGGAGAAAAGAGAACAATCGCCCTTTCCGCCCCCTGCAAGGAGTGCACAGTCCCCACTGTCAGTAAACCCTGCTCGTCTTTGCCATTAATTTCCAGCTTACGCAATGACATTTTGATAGCATTAACCTGCGCCGAAAATGGCGTCACAACACCAACAACTTTGTACAGTGGTTCCCCGTAATGGCGCTCTATATCATCCTTATGTGCCACCAGCCATGCTGCTATTGTTTCAGCTTCAAGAGGGTTATGACGGCTCCCTCCATTTGGCTTCATGCCTCTACCATCAATATGTAAATATCCCATTGCGGGGAAAATCGTCCTTTTTCCATCCCTCTTTTAGGCTGCAACTTACCGTGATAGCAAAGTGAGTTACAGTAGTCGATGATGTTATTGAAACAGCGACGATGCTCATACAGATACATTCCGCGCTCGAACTTGGGATCATACTGGTAGTGAGAGTTGAACTGGGCTACCTGCATTACGCTGCCAGATGCTGCACTTTTTCCAGACCCATTTATTATCGAATACGGTGACCGCCTGAGCGGCCACCTTTAATCGTGGGCAGTTACACAGAATTATTTACAGGGTCTTGCTGGGAGTTCTTACACTTG
It encodes the following:
- the fimD gene encoding fimbrial usher FimD; the encoded protein is MSYLNLRLYQRNTQCLHIRKHRLAGFFVRLFVACAFAAQAPLSSAELYFNPRFLADDPQAVADLSRFENGQELPPGTYRVDIYLNNGYMATRDVTFNTGDSEQGIVPCLTRAQLASMGLNTASVSGMNLLADDACVPLTSMIHDATAHLDVGQQRLNLTIPQAFMSNRARGYIPPELWDPGINAGLLNYNFSGNSVQNRIGGNSHYAYLNLQSGLNIGAWRLRDNTTWSYNSSDSSSGSKNKWQHINTWLERDIIPLRSRLTLGDGYTQGDIFDGINFRGAQLASDDNMLPDSQRGFAPVIHGIARGTAQVTIKQNGYDIYNSTVPPGPFTINDIYAAGNSGDLQVTIKEADGSTQIFTVPYSSVPLLQREGHTRYSITAGEYRSGNAQQEKPRFFQSTLLHGLPAGWTIYGGTQLADRYRAFNFGIGKNMGALGALSVDMTQANSTLPDDSQHDGQSVRFLYNKSLNESGTNIQLVGYRYSTSGYFNFADTTYSRMNGYNIETQDGVIQVKPKFTDYYNLAYNKRGKLQLTVTQQLGRTSTLYLSGSHQTYWGTSNVDEQFQAGLNTAFEDSNWTLSYSLTKNAWQKGRDQMLALNVNIPFSHWLRSDSKSQWRHASASYSMSHDLNGRMTNLVGVYGTLLEDNNLSYSVQTGYAGGGDGNSGSTGYATLNYRGGYGNANIGYSHSDDIKQLYYGVSGGILAHANGVTLGQPLNETVVLVKAPGAKDAKVENQTGVRTDWRGYAVLPYATEYRENRVALDTNTLADNVDLDNAVANVVPTRGAIVRAEFKARVGIKLLMTLTHNNKPLPFGAMVTSESSQSSGIVADNGQVYLSGMPLAGKVQVKWGEEENAHCVANYQLPPESQQQLLTQLSAECR
- the fimC gene encoding type 1 fimbria chaperone FimC — encoded protein: MSNKNVNVRKSQEITFCLLAGILMFMAMMVAGRAEAGVALGATRVIYPAGQKQVQLAVTNNDENSTYLIQSWVENADGVKDGRFIVTPPLFAMKGKKENTLRILDATNNQLPQDRESLFWMNVKAIPSMDKSKLTENTLQLVIISRIKLYYRPAKLALPPDQAAEKLRFRRSANSLTLINPTPYYLTVTELNAGTRILENALVPPMGESTVKLPSDAGSNITYRTINDYGALTPKMTGVME
- the fimI gene encoding fimbrial protein codes for the protein MKRNRLFLLASLLPMFALAGNKWNTTLPGGNMQFQGVIIAETCRIEAGDKQMTVNMGQISSNRFHAVGEDSAPVPFVIHLRECSTVVSERVGVAFHGVADGKNPDVLSVGEGPGIATNIGVALFDDEGNLVPINRPPANWKRLYSGSTSLHFIAKYRATGRRVTGGIANAQAWFSLTYQ
- the fimA gene encoding type 1 fimbrial major subunit FimA, which codes for MKIKTLAIVVLSALSLSSTAALAETTPTTVNGGTVHFKGEVVNAACAVDAGSVDQTVQLGQVRTASLKQTGATSSAVGFNIQLNDCDTSVATKAAVAFLGTAIDSAHPKVLALQSSAAGSATNVGVQILDRTGNELTLDGATFSAQTTLNNGTNTIPFQARYYAIGEATPGAANADATFKVQYQ
- the fimE gene encoding type 1 fimbria switch DNA invertase FimE (upgraded from regulatory protein to switch DNA invertase); the encoded protein is MSKRRYLTGKEVQAMMQAVCYGATGARDYCLILLAYRHGMRISELLDLHYQDLDLNEGRINIRRLKNGFSTVHPLRFDEREAVERWTQERANWKGADRTDAIFISRRGSRLSRQQAYRIIRDAGIEAGTVTQTHPHMLRHACGYELAERGADTRLIQDYLGHRNIRHTVRYTASNAARFAGLWERNNLINEKLKREEV
- the fimB gene encoding type 1 fimbria switch DNA invertase FimB, whose amino-acid sequence is MKNKADNKKRNFLTHSEIESLLKAANTGPHAARNYCLTLLCFIHGFRASEICRLRISDIDLKAKCIYIHRLKKGFSTTHPLLNKEVQALKNWLSIRTSYPHAESEWVFLSRKGNPLSRQQFYHIISTSGGNAGLSLEIHPHMLRHSCGFALANMGIDTRLIQDYLGHRNIRHTVWYTASNAGRFYGIWDRARGRQRHAVL
- the nanC gene encoding N-acetylneuraminic acid outer membrane channel NanC: MKKAKILSGVLLLCFSSPLISQAATLDVRGGYRSGSHAYETRLKVSEGWQNGWWASMESNTWNTIHDNKKENAALNDVQVEVNYAIKLDDQWTVRPGMLTHFSSNGTRYGPYVKLSWDATKDLNFGIRYRYDWKAYRQQDLSGDMSRDNVHRWDGYVTYHINSDFTFAWQTTLYSKQNDYRYANHKKWATENAFVLQYHMTPDITPYIEYDYLDRQGVYNGRDNLSENSYRIGVSFKL
- the nanM gene encoding N-acetylneuraminate epimerase, translated to MNKTITALAIMMASFAANASVLPETPVPFKSGTGAIDNDTVYIGLGSAGTAWYKLDTQAKDKKWTALAAFPGGPRDQATSAFIDGNLYVFGGIGKNSEGLTQVFNDVHKYNPKTNSWVKLMSHAPMGMAGHVTFVHNGKAYVTGGVNQNIFNGYFEDLNEAGKDSTAIDKINAHYFDKKAEDYFFNKFLLSFDPSTQQWSYAGESPWYGTAGAAVVNKGDKTWLINGEAKPGLRTDAVFELDFTGNNLKWNKLDPVSSPDGVAGGFAGISNDSLIFAGGAGFKGSRENYQNGKNYAHEGLKKSYSTDIHLWHNGKWDKSGELSQGRAYGVSLPWNNSLLIIGGETAGGKAVTDSVLISVKDNKVTVQN
- the nanS gene encoding sialate O-acetylesterase, which produces MNAIISPDYYYVLTVAGQSNAMAYGEGLPLPDREDAPHSRIKQLARFAHTHPGGPPCHFNDIIPLTHCPHDVQDMQGYHHPLATNHQTQYGTVGQALHIARKLLPFIPDNAGILIVPCCRGGSAFTAGSEGTYSERHGASHDACRWGTDTPLYQDLVSRTRAALAKNPQNKFLGVCWMQGEFDLMTSDYASHPQHFNHMVEAFRRDLKQYHSQLNNITDAPWFCGDTTWYWKENFPHSYEAIYGNYQNNVLANIIFVDFQQQGERGLTNAPDEDPDDLSTGYYGSAYRSPENWTTALRSSHFSTAARRGIISDRFVEAILQFWRER